The Kogia breviceps isolate mKogBre1 chromosome 8, mKogBre1 haplotype 1, whole genome shotgun sequence DNA window tttatttataattttattatctgCTAATcctcaaaaatgttttataaatgagatgaaaaaactgagtcaGAAAGgaattaagtaacttgcacaaagtcacacagccagcagaTGGTAGAGAGAATATTCCATTCCAGGTCTTTGTGACTTCAAAATCCAAATTCCGTAATTCCGATGATAATATATaacagatttccttctttttccctaGCCTTTCCTTAAGCATTTGGCTTCTCTAGCAGCCAGTGGGAAAGAACAGCGCCCTTAGTTCACTGAATCACTATATAAAGTTACTGGTTGCCCTAGGAGATGTGAAAACATGAAAGAAGTATTTGTCATCCTGATGGACACCATGGTCCCAAGCAGAGGAACACTATGTACAGATGTCAAATAACCAGTAAGTCTAGTGGAATTACTAGGTAATTTTTGATCCtgtgaaaagtttaaaaacttttCAAAGAGGACATGCTTTACAGAACAATATCCAGTACAAGCTGTGCATAACTCAGATGTTAAGTCTGTAGTCATGGGCCCAAGGTTTAACATGACATAACCTACCTTTGAACAGAGTTAATACTCTGTCCAATTTGGtgtgaagttttcttttctttccaactcCCACTCCCTGACATCAGTTTAAAGCCTATTTACCTTGTTAGCTCAGATAAGATATTTCTGTAATTTAACTCTCATGGACCTGAATCTGAAAGTTCAAATTCCACAGCACCCCAAATGTTAGAAACCTTTTGATCCATGTAGTTGAACTTTTGTACAGGAAAAGATTCCTCCATGGAGCATGTTGCCTCAGTTTATTTCAGCTTATTAATACCAGACTGACTAAGTGACACCAGCATATAGCTGAGCTGGTAGATAATGAGACCACACATGTTTACAGTCTCTTTTCAACACTTGTGATCTCACCCAACTGCCTGCAGAGAAATGGTCAAATATAAGATGTAACATATTGTATTACTTTGTGGTAGAGCACATCGTCACTCCAAGTCAACACAGGTTTATTAAGCTCCTATTATAGTTGTATAGACAGTTAAAAAGAtgagtgttgggcttccctggtggctcagtgcttgagagtccgcctgccgatgcaggggacacgggttcgtgccccggtccaggaagatcccacatgccacggggcggctgggcccgtgagccatggctgctgagcccgcgcacccggagcctgtgctccgcaacgggagaggccacaacagtgagaggcccgcgtatcgcaaaaaaaaaaaaaaaaaaaaaaaaaagatgagtgttTATTCCACTCTATTAAGAGGTTTTAATGTTTGAAGGTTGTAAGACAGGTAAATAAATAACCATATATAAGGCAGACCAAGAAAAGTGGCTTAAAAGGTGCAAAGTGCTGTGAGGATCCAGAGAAGAGATTAAAGCTCCTTGAGGAGAGATCCAGGCCCTAAAGGAGAAGTAGTCCTTAGTCCTTGGACAGACAGGTACTGGGAGTGAAGGAGGCAACAAGTGATgtttcagagagagaaaatatcattaatacacacacacacacacacacacacacacacacacacacacacacacaaagtctagCTATATTAAGGGAATAGCGCATCATTAACTTTATTTGGAATTCAGGTTCCCTCATACTACATTTGGAGCAATTTTATCTAAGATCAGAAGGGTGATTGGGAGTTTATTCTGGAGGACTTAGATATGGAACTGGGAATTTGTAATTCAAGAAGCATTACTGATGTAAACTAGTCACATTGATTTACCATAGTTATTGGTACCCTAGGGAATATAGACTAACCAACTGCTCCCAAACTCTtttcatgtataatttttatcatttataatggttatttttttaacatctttattggagcataattgctttacaatggtgtgttagtttctgctttacaacaaagtgaatcagttatacgtatacatatgttcccatatctcttccctcttgtgtctccctccctcccaccctccctatcccacccctctaggtggtcacaaaccacctagctgatctccctgtgccatgtggctgtttcccactagatatccacccttcgtttggtagtgtatatacatagCATTTCATTATGTGGATTTACcaacatttatttaaccattcacctgttgtTGGACCTATAGGCTATCTCTAATATTCTGCAActgcaataattttttaatgaccttcttttgctaatattttcccttttatatcaCTTCCATAGGCTAGAATCTTAGATGTTAAACTGCTTGGGTAGGACACAAAACAATTTAAGATTACTGATACATATCTTAAGATTAATTTGCTCAAGGATTTGTGCAAATTTAAATTTCTACTTGAGGTTTTAAATTTAGTAGTGTTAAAAAGGAGACAGTAGACCCAAAATGGAGTTACTTGTGCTAAGCCCCATGTCAGTAAACCAAGACTTAATATTTAACTTAATTGCCGTTTCAACAGCCCAGGAATGTAACCTTTAATCAGTCAACCTAGAATTACTTGGTTAGCGCTAGTGAGGTAGTCTGTCGTATAGGCCCCTCCATTCCCCTTAGGAAGGCAACCTTGCCTGAAACAATACATTTTTtgctaataatttcctttttttctgccccctttctacctttaaaaacctttccttttCTACAGCTTGGTGGAGCCAGTTTGACCTTTAATTTTACTCagttaaatttttgttgtttaatgtTTGCCCCTGAGTGCCTTACAGGTGCTGCTAAGCCTCTGATTCATATAACTCCATGAAAGACTACTACTTTAAGAAGAAACATTTACTCTCAATAAAAGAACTTTAATAAGCTTGACCAAATGACTAAATATTTAGAAAGCATATTGTGTTAAGTGAAACTTTGTGTGTAATAAATAATGAGAGTAATAGAAAATCATTTTGGATGACTGGTCTGTAATTGTCTCAATGAacacatacaaagaaaacaaattcttctGATTACTTCCTCAAACAGCCAACACAATGGGGAAAGTGGAGGAAATGTCCCATGAACAGTATGAAAAGGGAACCAGAAAACCTAACGTGTAAACTTTGAGAAATGACAGTATTAGAAACAAAACTGCAAAAGAGATCCCCTTCCAGAATAATCTGAGATGCACGAAAGACATATAGTCACTAGAGTTGGAGCCTTATCAAGTCTTGTACAGAGATAAGTGGAGTATTTGACCTTCACCATGAATAATAAGCCTTTCTTTGAAATTGTGTTGGTGCTGTTGGCTTCTTCCTCTGTCTGCTCCAGAGAGCTGAAACTGCTTCTTTTCCAACAAAAGAGAGTGAACAGAGAGAGTTTAAAACTCTTGAATAAATTGCAGACCTCTTCAATTCAGCAGTGTCTACCACACAGGAAaaacttcctgcttccccagaaCTCTGTGAATCCTCACCAGTACCAGAAAGGACAAGCACTGGCCATTCTTCATGAGATGCTTCAGCAGATCTTCAACCTCTTCAGGGCAATTATTTCTCTGAATGGTTGGGAGGAAAGCCACATGGAGAAGCTCCTCATTGAACTTCATCAACAGCTGAAATATCTAGAAGTGCTCATGAGActgcaagcagagaagaaaagagacaccTTGGGCAGTGAGAACCTTAGATTACAggttaaaatatatttccaaaggATATGTGATTATCTGGAAAACCAGGACTATAGCACCTGTGTCTGAACCATTATCCAAGTAGAAATCAActggtgtctgttctttgtgTTCTGACTCACAGGAAAGCTGAGCAAACAAGGAATGGAAACTTGAACCATGTGGAGGAAGAGCCAACTGCAGGCTTTAAAAGCATAGGGTAGGTGGAGGGGTGGTAGGATTTCTCCAGacactattatttctttttgttttaaaatggtaGTATTGctttggttgtgtgtgtgtgtgtgtgtgtgtgtgtgtgtgtgtgtgtgtgtgcgtgtatatatatatatatatatatatatatatatatatatatatatatatatatataaaatacagaccAATATATTGGTCTGTGCTTTAAGATGATGCACATTGACTacaagtgtttttattttgtaatgtcaCTTTGTATTTTCTATCAATCTGAAATTTTTATGAGTTGAAATGAGTCATTAATATTTCATAATTGTTCTTCAAATGGGTATATTTTCATAAAAGTTGGTCAAGTAGATATAATGAAATATGTCTCCACTATAATACTTTCCTTATCATAGAATATCCATCCCAATGATTTCTTTATTTGCCAGAAATTGGTAGGAGCAATGAGAAATGCTAGTAATAATTTGTATTGCAAGATCTGAAAATATCATCACACACTGAATATTTGTTACAGGTGACACAATAGAAGTAAAGCCAAAGGACATGAGCAAGCAGTTTGC harbors:
- the IFNE gene encoding interferon epsilon translates to MNNKPFFEIVLVLLASSSVCSRELKLLLFQQKRVNRESLKLLNKLQTSSIQQCLPHRKNFLLPQNSVNPHQYQKGQALAILHEMLQQIFNLFRAIISLNGWEESHMEKLLIELHQQLKYLEVLMRLQAEKKRDTLGSENLRLQVKIYFQRICDYLENQDYSTCV